AATCTACATCACTTTTTAATACAGCTTCCATAGATTTTACAATTTCATTAATTAATTTAGAAGTTGGTCCTAAAGCTAATAATTTTTCTTTTAAAATATTTTTTTTAAAAGCAATATTTATATTATTTTGCAATTCATCTTTACCTAATTGTTCTTTATGAGAACTTTTTACCCATTCTTTTTTTGCTTTTTCTAGCGCTTTAAAGCTTTCTATAACTTTTATAGCTCTTTTATCTTCTTTTATAGATTTAGCTTGTTTTTTATCATTATTTTCTTCATCATCTTCATTATCTAAATCTTCGTTATCTAAATCATCACTATCTAAATCATCTTCTTCATCTTCTTCATTATCAAAGTTTTTAAATAGTTCTTTTACTCTACGTTCACGATTAATTAATGCATCTTTATAATCTAGTATAAAATCTATTAAATAAGGAACACTACAAAAAGCGTCAATTATAATATCTTCGCCAAGTTCAATTCTTTTGCTTATTTCAACTTCTTCTTCTTTGCTAAGCAAATCAATCTGCCCCATCTCTCTTAAATACATTCTAACAGGGCTTTCGCTTCTACTAATTTCATTTAAATCGTAGTCTTTACTTAAATCTCCGTCAAGTTCATTTTCTCTTAAAATTTCTCTTTGCTTAGCTCTTTCTTTTGCTTCTTTAAGGTTTCTCATTTTAGCAATTTCTGCCGAGCTTAATAAATTTACATTATATTCTTTTACTAAATTTTTAATAGTCTTAACATTTGATATTGTTGGAGCTTTTGTAAATAGTTTTACTATCATTTCATAAGTTAGATAATCATCTTGATTATCTTTAAATAGTACGGTTAATTCCTTGTCTAAATCTGCCATTTTTTCTCCTTATAAAAAATTGCTTATTGTAACAAAAAAATATAAATTAAACTTTATTTTTATTTTGCATTAAATAATTATTTGCAAATTGTATTATTTGCAAATAATTAAAACTTATTTCTTTTTGATAATTTTTAATGATTTTATGCTATTAGATTGCATTTGTTTTACTTCATAAAAACAAAATTCATCTTCGCAACGTTCTTTTTCACTAGGAACATGTCCTAATCTATTAAAAACATATCCACCTATTGTAAGTTCTTCTAATTCATCATCATATTTTATACCGAGTAAATCCTCAACACTTTCAATGTCTAATCTACCATTTACTATGAATACGTTGTCGTTGATTTGTTTTACTTCTAGTTCTTTTTTGTCGTGTTCGTCATTAATTTCTCCAACAAGCTCTTCTATAATGTCTTCCATTGTCAATAAACCAGCAGTTCCACCGTATTCATCTATAACTATTGCTGTATGAATTTGTTCTTTATTCATTTGTAATAAAACTTTAGATATGCTTATATTCTCAGGTACAAATAATACTTTTCTAACACAATTATTTAAATTTCTTCCATCATCATCTAATAAATCACGGATATGTATCATTCCTAATATATTATCTTTACTAGAATCTATAAAAGGAAATCTAGTATGTTTAAATTCATGAACTATTTTTAAATTATCCTCATATGTCAAGCCTTTATTAAGACAAATCATATCTTTTCTAGGCGTCATTATTTCTTTTGCAACTATATCACTAAAATCTACAGCATTTTGTATAATTTCAGTTTCAAATTCATCTAATACACCACTTTTTTGACTTTCACTAGCTATAAATTTTATTTCTTCTTCTGAATGTGCTAAATTTTCGTTAGTCTTTATTTTTATAAGCTTTAAAATTGAAAGTGATAAAAAATCAAATGTTAAAATAAAAGGTGCGAAAATTATTCTAAATAAATATAGAGGTTTAGCTATCCATAATACAACGCTTTCAGTTTTTGCTATAGCTATACTTTTTGGAACAATTTCACCTAAAACTACATGTAAAAGTGTAATAAAAATAAAAGATATAACAACTGACATGCTATGAATTGCTACCTGATTTAAATTAAAATTTATTAATAATTTATCAAGCAATACAGCTACAGAACTCTCACCTAACCATCCAAGCGCTAAAGAACTTAATGTAATTCCTAACTGAGTAGCTGATAGATAAGTATCTAAATTATTATACATATGAAGTGCTAATTTTGCGTTCGTTTTATTTTGACTTACAAATTCTTCTAATTTACTTTTTCTAATTTTAACAATACTAAACTCAGAGAGTACGAAAAAACCATTTAAAAATACACAAAATAACGCTAAAAATAGCATTAGTGTCGTATAACTGGGGTCCAAAAAATCTCCTTTTTAAAAAATAATTTAAAATTATAGAATTAGAAACTTAAAAATAAGTAAGTTTATTGAATAGTTTTTATTTTTTAATCACCCAAAAAATTGAGTGATTAAAAAAATTAATTTTTTTCAGCTATTTTTTCAATATAAAGACTAGTTGATGGGAAAGCAAATGATGCTTTATTTTTATCTACTATGTCCATTACTTTTAGCATAACATCTTCTTTTACTTGTAAAAATTCAGATCCAACAATGGTTTTTGCAAAGCAATATATAGTTATATTTATAGATGAATCAGCAAATTCATCAAGATACACCAATAAAGTATTTTTATATCCATCTAAGTCATCTACACTAACCATGCTTTGTTTATATTTTGCTTTAAAGTCTTTTGTGTTAAGTGAATTGTCAATTGAAGGTTGAGCTATGCCATCATGATTTTGTAACATTTCTTTTACGTCTTTTATTATATTTTGTATTTGTTCTTTAGTGCTTCCATATTCGATTCCAAAAGTAAATTTAATTATACGACCTAGTTTTCTTCTATTCCAGTTTTTAATATTTTCTGCCATTATTTTTGAATTCGGTATAAATACTAAACAATTATC
This genomic stretch from Campylobacter sp. MG1 harbors:
- a CDS encoding hemolysin family protein → MLFLALFCVFLNGFFVLSEFSIVKIRKSKLEEFVSQNKTNAKLALHMYNNLDTYLSATQLGITLSSLALGWLGESSVAVLLDKLLINFNLNQVAIHSMSVVISFIFITLLHVVLGEIVPKSIAIAKTESVVLWIAKPLYLFRIIFAPFILTFDFLSLSILKLIKIKTNENLAHSEEEIKFIASESQKSGVLDEFETEIIQNAVDFSDIVAKEIMTPRKDMICLNKGLTYEDNLKIVHEFKHTRFPFIDSSKDNILGMIHIRDLLDDDGRNLNNCVRKVLFVPENISISKVLLQMNKEQIHTAIVIDEYGGTAGLLTMEDIIEELVGEINDEHDKKELEVKQINDNVFIVNGRLDIESVEDLLGIKYDDELEELTIGGYVFNRLGHVPSEKERCEDEFCFYEVKQMQSNSIKSLKIIKKK